Proteins found in one Pempheris klunzingeri isolate RE-2024b chromosome 6, fPemKlu1.hap1, whole genome shotgun sequence genomic segment:
- the LOC139202700 gene encoding trace amine-associated receptor 9-like: MGETLEADDLCILPLNTSCRSMSGTPKAVLISTLLYCITLLTVLLNLLVVISISHFRQLHTPTNLILLSLAVSDLLVGLIVMPAAFIVLQSCGFMGTITCAFSYLVSFILISASVGNMVLISVDRYVAICDPLRYSSMITPSRVRICLCLCWLCSVIYSLIILKDHLLKIDLSNSCHQQCVVIINYISGAVDLILTFFGPVTVIIVLYMRVFVVAVSQARAMRSQISSVKSNTVTFKKSEMRAARTLGITLVVFLICLFPYYGPSIVGQDTVGEGVSAQLWLLYCNSTFNPVIYAFFYPWFRKSIKLVVSFKILQPGSCEAIIMQR, translated from the exons ATGGGGGAGACACTGGAAGCAGATGATCTCTGTATCCTTCCCCTTAACACCTCCTGCAGGTCAATGTCTGGTACTCCCAAGGCCGTGCTCATCAGCACACTGCTCTACTGTATCACTctgctcactgtgctgctcaaCTTGTTGGTTGTCATCTCCATCTCGCATTTcag GCAGCTCCACACCCCCACcaatctcatcctcctctccctggctgtgtctgacctgctggtgggcCTCATTGTGATGCCAGCGGCATTCATTGTCCTGCAGTCTTGTGGGTTTATGGGTACAATCACATGTGCTTTTTCATACCTGGTGAGCTTCATCctcatctctgcctctgttggGAACATGGTGCTCATATCGGTGGACCGCTATGTGGCTATTTGTGACCCTTTGCGCTATTCTTCCATGATAACACCAAGCAGAGTTagaatctgtctgtgtctgtgttggctcTGTTCTGTTATCTACAGCCTTATAATACTGAAAGATCActtattaaaaatagatttgtcTAATTCCTGCCATCAACAATGTGTAGTTatcataaactacatttcaggGGCAGTAGACTTGATTCTCACCTTTTTCGGCCCTGTTACTGTTATCATTGTTCTCTATATGAGAGTGTTTGTGGTGGCTGTGTCACAGGCTCGTGCCATGCGGTCTCAAATTTCATCTGTTAAATCAAATACTGTGACTTTTAAGAAATCTGAGATGAGGGCTGCTAGAACTCTTGGTATAACCCTTgtagtgtttttaatttgtctctTTCCATACTACGGTCCTTCTATAGTAGGACAGGATACCGTAGGTGAAGGTGTATCAGCTCAGCTTTGGCTCTTGTATTGTAACTCCACTTTTAATCCTGTGATCTACGCCTTTTTCTACCCGTGGTTTAGAAAATCAATTAAACTTGTTGTCAGCTTTAAGATTCTGCAGCCAGGATCCTGTGAGGCCATAATAATGCAGAGATAA
- the LOC139202701 gene encoding trace amine-associated receptor 1-like, which produces MGETLEADDLCILPLNTSCRSMSGTPKAVLISTLLYCITLLTVLLNLLVIISISHFRQLHTPTNLILLSLAVSDLLVGLVAMPVTIIVLQSCGFLNTITCAISYLVSVILTSASVGNMVLISVDRYVAICDPLRYSSMITPSRVRICLCLCWLCSVIYSLIILNIHFSQIDFSNSCHQQCVIIVSYISGAVDLLLSFFGPVTVIIVLYMRVFVVAVSQARAMRSQISSVKSNAVTVKKSEMRAARTLGITLLVFLLCLFPYYGPSIVGQDTLIEGVSPQLWLFYCNSTFNPVIYAFFYPWFRKSIKLVVSFKILQRGSCESIIMQR; this is translated from the exons ATGGGGGAGACACTGGAAGCAGATGATCTCTGTATCCTTCCCCTTAACACCTCCTGCAGGTCAATGTCTGGTACTCCCAAGGCCGTGCTCATCAGCACACTGCTCTACTGTATCACTctgctcactgtgctgctcaaCTTGTTGGTCATCATCTCCATCTCGCATTTcag GCAGCTCCACACCCCCACcaatctcatcctcctctccctggctgtgtctgacctgctggtgggcCTCGTAGCGATGCCAGTCACAATCATCGTCCTGCAGTCTTGTGGGTTTCTGAATACAATCACATGTGCTATTTCATACCTGGTGAGCGTCATCctcacctctgcctctgttggGAACATGGTGCTCATATCGGTGGACCGCTATGTGGCTATTTGTGACCCTTTGCGCTATTCTTCCATGATAACACCAAGCAGAGTTagaatctgtctgtgtctgtgttggctcTGTTCTGTTATCTACAGCCTTATAATACTGAACATTCACTTCTCTCAAATAGATTTCTCTAATTCCTGCCATCAACAATGTGTAATTATCGTAAGCTACATTTCAGGGGCAGTAGACTTGCTTCTCTCCTTTTTCGGCCCTGTTACTGTTATCATTGTTCTCTATATGAGAGTGTTTGTGGTGGCTGTGTCACAGGCTCGTGCCATGCGGTCTCAAATTTCATCTGTTAAATCAAATGCTGTGACTGTTAAGAAATCTGAGATGAGGGCTGCTAGAACTCTTGGTATAACCCTTctagtgtttttactttgtctctTTCCATACTACGGTCCTTCTATAGTAGGACAGGATACCTTAATTGAAGGTGTATCACCTCAGCTTTGGCTCTTCTATTGTAACTCCACTTTTAATCCTGTGATCTATGCCTTTTTCTATCCGTGGTTTAGGAAATCAATTAAACTTGTTGTCAGCTTTAAGATTCTGCAGCGAGGTTCCTGTGAGTCCATAATAATGCAGAGATAA